The nucleotide window TTATTTTTTCAACGAGTTCATCCTCGCTCATTGTTGGTAGAAAATCTACATCAGCAACGCCGTCAAGGATTTTTCCTGCAGCTTCATTTATTTTATCTGTAATTAAAACTTTCATTATTTCTCCTATGAATTCAGTGCTTTAATAAGTGCGGCAACGCCTGTACCTAATTCGAATTTGTATCCGAGTTTATATAAAGTTGCTTCAAGTGAACCGATTGCAGTTATTGCATCTCTTTCAGAAACAAAACCAAGTGTACCCATTCTGAATATTTTGTCTTTTAGTTCTTTTTGACCGTTGGCAACAACTATATCGTAATCGTTCTTTAAAATTTTTCTTATATCAGGCACGCTTACACCTTCAGGTGGAAGAACTGCTGTAATTGAATTGCTGGCGATTTTGTCGTCTTCAACGAACAATTTTAGACCAATTGCTCTAACTGCAGCTCTTAAACCTTTTGCAATTTTAGCGTGTCGAGCCCAAATATTGTCAATGCCTTCTTCTTTCATCATTGCAATAGCGGATTCTAGAGCTACAAACAAATTGACAGCAGGTGTGAACGCTGTTGAATTATCAAGCACGGATTTTCTGTTGGTAGTCCAGTTAAAATAGAAGCTGGGGTGTTTGCATTTTTCATGAAGAGCCCAAGCTTTTGGACTTGCAGCCAAGAAAGATAATCCCGGTGGTATCATAAATCCTTTTTGAGAGCCAGAAACAAGAACGTCAATGCCCCATTCATCCATCTTGCATTCAAGTGCACCAAGGCTTGTAACACCATCAACAACTGAGACGGCACCGTGTTTGTTGATTAAATCAACCAAGGTTTTTACATCGTTTGTAACGCCTGTTGCTGTTTCATTATGGGTTAATGTAACAATTTTTATTTCTTTGTTAACGTCAGCGTCTAATTTAGCCTTTAAGTCTTCAGGGTTGATTGCGTTACCTGGTGCAACTTCGATTTTTTCGACGACAGCACCCAATGATTTAGCAATGTTAGCCCATCTTGCACCAAAGTTACCGATTACAAGTGAAAGGACCTTATCTCCTTCATTTACCAAATTTGATAAAGCAGCTTCCATAGCACCTGTTCCGCTTGCTGTGTAAACTAAAACTTCATTTTTCGTATGGAAAATGTCTTTTAAATCAGCATAAACCGACGAAAGAATTGCCGAAAACTCGCTGCTTCTGTGTCCAATAGGGTGTTTTGCCATGTTGAGCAAGACTCTTTCCGGTACCGGTGTAGGACCGGGGATCATTAAAAATGTTTTGTCTTTCATAATTCCTTCTCCGTTTTTACTGTTTGTACATATTTTGAAGTAGTTCTAAATTGTTCTTTGATTCTGTATGGTAAGGATCAATTTCGAGTACTTTTTTGTATTCTGCCATTGCTTTATCTGTGTTCATTGCCAATTCATAGGCAAGTGCAAGATTGTATCTTATATTAACATTTTGTGAATCAATCGATAAAGCTTTTTTAAATGCGTCAATTGCTGCTGTAGAGTTTTTTTGTTTTGCGAATATTACGCCGAGAGCAGCATGGGCAATTACATTATCCGGTTTTATCAATAGAGAATCTTGATAGTATTTTTTTGCTTCTAACAAGTTGTCCATCTCGTAGTAAGTATCAGCGAGTTTGATGTAGGTTTCTGCGTCTTCCGGTGAAACCTCAAGTGCTGTTTTGTAGTAATTTGTAGCTTCGTTGTAGTTTTTTATCTTTACATTTATATCCCCCAAGCCTTTGTATAAATTTGGGTTTGAAGGATTTTGTTCTATAGCCTTATTGAGCATGGTAAAAGCT belongs to Candidatus Gastranaerophilales bacterium and includes:
- a CDS encoding alanine--glyoxylate aminotransferase family protein, which translates into the protein MKDKTFLMIPGPTPVPERVLLNMAKHPIGHRSSEFSAILSSVYADLKDIFHTKNEVLVYTASGTGAMEAALSNLVNEGDKVLSLVIGNFGARWANIAKSLGAVVEKIEVAPGNAINPEDLKAKLDADVNKEIKIVTLTHNETATGVTNDVKTLVDLINKHGAVSVVDGVTSLGALECKMDEWGIDVLVSGSQKGFMIPPGLSFLAASPKAWALHEKCKHPSFYFNWTTNRKSVLDNSTAFTPAVNLFVALESAIAMMKEEGIDNIWARHAKIAKGLRAAVRAIGLKLFVEDDKIASNSITAVLPPEGVSVPDIRKILKNDYDIVVANGQKELKDKIFRMGTLGFVSERDAITAIGSLEATLYKLGYKFELGTGVAALIKALNS